The Toxotes jaculatrix isolate fToxJac2 chromosome 14, fToxJac2.pri, whole genome shotgun sequence genome window below encodes:
- the emilin2a gene encoding EMILIN-2, giving the protein MSYRHGEMDWRWTVFTLFLNFQFTYGSPSSYDLFQGSAYTGVVHRERNRNWCAYVVHKNVSCAVQGSVESFQEPVVAPCPAYQPDCQRQVTYRTRFRPTYKIAYKTVTELEWRCCPGYQGPDCKDLKPPPDRQTVQGTQPYLPPNPGHTTRHTQRPERRETGHHEMRHGGTDKVRILEGEVQRLSQTVLDLQSALTGLTTNLRTDLQEDTKKVLVTLLNNMHPPDSATTAGTEETPAVLDGHQATRGGIAGDKAIEKIMARLDDINNALKSKDEALEDLRGTMTSHEGQIRVLMDASQSQSPAIAEFDAIQTYIDGKFENLKKELDQNVEEQMAKLQSSCTDKIQSLQKTCEDSCDQGLASLSKLVDTKEADLRKEIRALRLDMAAADGPVRTQRQTDPSKEEEDRSDHKDLWREIDRIAEAHRILNIRIDNELAHLSAPQEDTDFGMLIEELEARINITEQNAETHCFYIEEKLTRTIVDEVAALRQLLDERLNNMEDQFTNMLVEMSNSSFPGMFGDSMDAIQAEVNNNKFLLQGLDDKINAVGELCSAGCSGSGISVGAASSSPTSDGLKNIFKDLSRYRNDLDILHTNVTANTNKLRQLEQLVERQSSGNERHAKTMDDFQKGLINLQDNVLGLAGGVTGLRDSLSKYNQDMYRINSTCCHAEQSGHWDNRPSVIAAPSGQADDTRHQVEELKNRLDTLSEQVSSELNQCKQNTQGVSDDISAVDGRVTRLEKVCGRLDGVSVNIKELKDGLERHVGGLRDCVYRMNITCGNHGADIVALQNSLQKFQAQLSTMAKHVLKDVTAKEPGMTLRPERPVTLPDPTQTRTRIKQIQIPLIIPPPPSSPRQPYNQPMQPNTHTIKISPPSQPSRPQQPGHHTLPLVPVRPVVESGEAGPPGYVRRVTVRRGSEHSSSMPVKGFAGAPGYPPLQPASFKPQSTSRQVPIAAKVPWNPMYQAPAESPVSVDNSAFEDPFSFSAGLTQQPFSGEFGIIRFNRVLVNDGGHYNPHTGIFTVPLDGRYLISGLLTAKHGDRVEAVLSVSNRSVQKLQSLAGPVLGQHQSSARSNCACGGGSVSFSLILPLRKGDRVGLVRTGGQLATTEAREILSTYSAIFLYAKQAKR; this is encoded by the exons ATATCGAACTCGGTTTCGACCCACGTACAAGATTGCCTACAAGACAGTCACAGAGTTAGAGTGGAGATGCTGTCCTGGTTACCAAGGTCCAGACTGCAAAGATTTAAAACCACCCCCAGATCGGCAAACAGTGCAGGGAACACAGCCTTACCTCCCACCAAATCCAGGCCATacaaccagacacacacaga GACCAGAGCGGAGAGAGACAGGGCACCATGAGATGAGGCATGGTGGGACTGATAAGGTGCGTATTCTGGAAGGTGAAGTTCAGCGCCTCTCTCAGACAGTCCTGGATCTCCAGTCTGCTTTGACAGGGTTAACTACTAACCTCCGCACAGACCTGCAAGAAGACACTAAGAAGGTGCTGGTGACTCTTCTTAACAACATGCATCCACCAGACAGTGCTACAACTGCAGGCACAGAGGAGACCCCAGCAGTGCTAGACGGTCATCAGGCTACCAGAGGTGGGATTGCTGGAGACAAGGCCATAGAAAAAATAATGGCCCGGTTGGATGATATCAACAATGCTCTGAAAAGTAAGGATGAAGCTTTGGAAGACTTAAGAGGAACCATGACAAGTCATGAGGGGCAGATACGTGTCCTGATGGATGCCTCTCAATCTCAGTCTCCAGCCATAGCGGAATTTGATGCTATACAGACCTACATTGATGGAAAATTTGAGAATCTGAAGAAGGAGCTTGACCAGAATGTGGAGGAACAAATGGCCAAGCTACAAAGTTCATGCACTGACAAGATCCAGAGTTTGCAGAAGACCTGTGAAGACAGCTGTGACCAAGGTTTGGCCAGCCTGTCCAAGCTGGTGGACACTAAGGAGGCAGACCTGAGAAAGGAGATCCGGGCATTACGTCTGGACATGGCTGCTGCAGATGGACCTGTACGAACTCAAAGGCAGACGGATCCAtccaaagaggaagaggatcgTAGTGACCACAAAGACCTGTGGCGTGAGATTGATCGAATTGCAGAGGCTCATCGCATCCTGAATATTCGCATTGACAATGAGCTGGCGCACCTGTCTGCACCTCAGGAAGACACTGATTTTGGCATGCTGATTGAGGAGCTAGAGGCACGTATAAATATCACAGAACAAAATGCAGAGACTCACTGTTTCTACATTGAAGAGAAGCTGACCCGTACAATCGTGGACGAAGTGGCAGCACTTCGACAGCTTCTAGATGAGCGTCTGAACAACATGGAGGACCAGTTTACCAACAtgctggtagaaatgagcaACAGTTCATTCCCAGGGATGTTTGGTGACTCCATGGATGCCATCCAGGCCGaagtcaacaacaacaagttCCTTCTCCAAGGTTTGGATGATAAGATCAATGCTGTTGGAGAGTTGTGCTCTGCAGGATGTTCAGGCTCTGGAATTTCTGTAGGTGCAGCAAGTTCATCACCCACATCTGACGGcctaaaaaacatttttaaggaCCTGAGTAGGTATAGGAATGACTTGGACATTCTTCACACAAATGTCACTGCCAACACAAACAAGCTCAGGCAACTAGAGCAACTTGTTGAAAGGCAATCATCTGGGAATGAGAGACATGCCAAGACAATGGATGACTTCCAGAAAGGATTAATTAATCTCCAAGATAATGTGCTTGGTCTGGCTGGTGGTGTTACAGGGTTAAGGGACTCCTTGAGCAAATACAACCAGGATATGTACAGAATAAATTCAACGTGCTGCCATGCAGAGCAGAGTGGCCATTGGGACAACCGGCCATCAGTCATTGCAGCGCCCAGCGGACAGGCAGACGACACCAGACAtcaggtggaggagctgaagaacaGACTTGATACACTCAGTGAACAGGTATCATCTGAACTGAATCAGTGTAAACAGAACACACAGGGTGTTTCTGATGACATTTCTGCTGTGGATGGACGAGTGACCAGACTTGAGAAAGTGTGTGGAAGGTTAGATGGGGTTTCAGTCAATATCAAAGAGCTGAAAGATGGGCTGGAGAGACACGTTGGCGGTCTGAGGGACTGTGTCTACAGAATGAATATAACCTGTGGAAATCATGGCGCAGACATCGTTGCACTGCAGAATTCCTTGCAAAAGTTCCAGGCACAGCTGTCCACGATGGCCAAACATGTTTTGAAAGACGTCACTGCCAAAGAGCCAG gAATGACCTTAAGACCAGAGAGGCCTGTTACTCTGCCAGATCCAACTCAGACCAGAACCAGAATAAAACAAATCCAGATCCCTCTAATCATCCCACCGCCACCATCCAGCCCCAGGCAACCTTACAATCAACCAATGCAGCCCAACACGCACACAATCAAGATCAGTCCACCAAGCCAGCCGTCCAGGCCCCAGCAACCAGGCCACCACACTCTGCCCCTGGTTCCTGTAAGGCCGGTGGTGGAGTCGGGCGAGGCAGGACCTCCAGGGTACGTTCGAAGGGTGACTGTGCGGAGAGGCTCTGAGCACTCCTCTAGCATGCCTGTCAAAGGCTTTGCTGGAGCACCCG GCTATCCCCCTCTGCAGCCTGCGTCTTTCAAGCCTCAATCAACCAGCCGCCAAG TTCCCATAGCAGCAAAGGTGCCATGGAACCCGATGTATCAAGCTCCAGCTGAATCGCCAG TTTCAGTGGACAACAGTGCCTTTGAAGATCCTTTCTCCTTCTCCGCCGGCCTCACTCAGCAGCCCTTCTCTGGAGAGTTTGGCATCATTCGCTTTAACAGGGTTCTAGTCAACGACGGTGGACACTACAATCCCCACACAg GGATCTTCACTGTACCACTGGACGGCCGATACCTGATTTCAGGCCTGCTAACTGCAAAGCATGGTGACCGTGTAGAAGCCGTCCTGTCAGTGTCTAACCGCAGCGTCCAGAAGCTGCAGAGCTTAGCGGGTCCTGTCCTCGGTCAACACCAGAGCTCGGCCCGCTCTAACTGCGCCTGCGGCGGCGGCTCGGTGTCTTTCAGTCTGATCCTGCCCCTGAGGAAAGGAGACCGTGTGGGTCTGGTGAGGACCGGAGGCCAGCTAGCAACCACCGAGGCCAGGGAAATCCTCTCCACCTACAGTGCCATCTTCCTGTATGCAAAGCAGGCCAAAAGATAG